CCATCCCTATCAGGCCGACTTTCTCGATACCTGGACCCTGCTGTCCTTCGTGGCGGCCAGGACCAGCAGGATTGCCCTGGCCGGCAATGTGCTGAACCTGCCGCTGCGGCCGCCGGCCGTGCTGGCGCGGGCCGTGGCGAGCCTCGACCTGCTGTCGCATGGCCGCGCCGAACTAGGCCTGGGCGCCGGCGCCTTCTGGGACGGCGTCGAGGCGATGGGCGGCGACAAGCTATCGCCCGGCGAGGCCGTGACGGCGCTGGAAGAGGGCATGGACATCATCCGGGGCATCTGGGATGCCGGTGAGCCCGGCGGCGTGCGTTTCGAGGGCAAGCATTACCATGCCCGTGGCGCGCGGCGCGGTCCCCTGCCCGAGCACCGCATCAATATCTGGCTGGGCGCGCTCAAGCCGCGCATGCTGTCGCTGGTCGGTCGCAAGGCCGATGGCTGGCTGCCGTCGCTGAGCTATATCAAGTCGCCGACGATTGCCGAATCCAACGCCATCATCGACGGCGCGGCGACCGAGGCCGGGCGCGACCCGCGCGAAATCCGCCGCATGATCAACCTGCTGGGATCGCGGCTGGGTCCCGACGACAAGGCCGCGATGATCGACCAGATCACCGAGCTGGCGCTGGAGCATGGCTTTTCGACCTTCATTCTGCCCGGTGACTCGCCAAACGGTATCAATATCTTCGGCAAGGAGGTTGCGCCTGCGGTTCGCGAAGCGGTGGCCAAGGCGCGCAAGGCGTCCGGCACGCCTGCGGGCGACGTGCGCAGCGCCGCGGCCTTGGCCCTGCGCAGTCCCGGTATCGATTATGAGAGCGTGCCCGAGGGACTTGCCGCAGTCGAGCCGGGCGACCATGGCTATTCCAAAGTTCGCTCGACCTATATCTATCGCGGCGCGCCGGGGCTGGTGATCAATGCCAAATCCGTCGATGACGTCACCTCGGCTATCGCCTACGCCCGCAAGCAGGACGTGCCGCTGGCCGTGCGCAGCGGCGGCCATGGCATATCCGGACGCTCGACCAATGATGGCGGCATCGTGCTCGATGTCTCGGCGCTGAACGAGATCAGACTGCTCGATCCCGCCAGCAAGCGCGTGCGCCTCGGCCCCGGGGCGCGCTGGGGCGACGTGGCCGAACAACTGGCGCCGCATGGGCTGGGCATGAGTTCGGGCGATTACGGCAATGTCGGCGTGGGTGGCCTCGCCACCGCGGGCGGTATCGGCTGGCTGTCGCGCAAGCATGGGCTGACCATCGACCATGTCGTGGCGGCCGAGATCGCGCTGGCCGACGGCCGGCATTTGCGGACCGACAAGGACAATCATGCCGACCTGTTCTGGGCTATCCGGGGCGCCGGCGGCAATTTCGGCGTCGTCACGGCGCTGGAGCTGGAAGCCTATGACGTGGGCGACGTGGTCTTCGCACAGATCACCTATGACCTGACCGATGCCGAGGCGGTGATCCCGCGCTGGGCCGATGCGGTCATCAATGCGCCGCGCGATCTCACCA
This sequence is a window from Devosia ginsengisoli. Protein-coding genes within it:
- a CDS encoding LLM class flavin-dependent oxidoreductase, coding for MTDYGHELKFGSFITPVAQQADAVVALAQISEAAELDLVTFQDHPYQADFLDTWTLLSFVAARTSRIALAGNVLNLPLRPPAVLARAVASLDLLSHGRAELGLGAGAFWDGVEAMGGDKLSPGEAVTALEEGMDIIRGIWDAGEPGGVRFEGKHYHARGARRGPLPEHRINIWLGALKPRMLSLVGRKADGWLPSLSYIKSPTIAESNAIIDGAATEAGRDPREIRRMINLLGSRLGPDDKAAMIDQITELALEHGFSTFILPGDSPNGINIFGKEVAPAVREAVAKARKASGTPAGDVRSAAALALRSPGIDYESVPEGLAAVEPGDHGYSKVRSTYIYRGAPGLVINAKSVDDVTSAIAYARKQDVPLAVRSGGHGISGRSTNDGGIVLDVSALNEIRLLDPASKRVRLGPGARWGDVAEQLAPHGLGMSSGDYGNVGVGGLATAGGIGWLSRKHGLTIDHVVAAEIALADGRHLRTDKDNHADLFWAIRGAGGNFGVVTALELEAYDVGDVVFAQITYDLTDAEAVIPRWADAVINAPRDLTSFMSMVPARSGNPAIGQASIVIANPDPTVAQPMLQPFLEVGPILGSQAFIIPYPALVDSQYSGHDGQGGYTSHSGLLTTVTPAIARGMGDALRNRATNFMQLRAVGGAVNDVAPDAMAYAHRHQNFALSIGAHGSATERLESLWPTLQNELDGLYISFETATGRDHLERAFPGQTLQRLRRLKAEYDPTELFNANFNIPPQERALAAE